The window TTCACCCGGCCGACCAGGGGATCGGCGACGGTACTCGGCTACGACGCCCAATCGGAGGCGGACGCGATCAGTCGGCGCGTCGGCGTCCTCCCCGAGGGGTTCGGGGTTTACGAACGTCTGACCGGCCGCAAGCACCTCGAGTTCGCGATCGAGACGAAAGGCGGCGACGACGATCTCGAGGTGCTCCTCGCGCGGATCGGTCTCGATCCGGACGCCGCGGATCGACCGGCAGGCGGCTACTCGAAGGGGATGCGCCAGCGCCTCGCGACGGGGATGGCCCTCGCCGGCGACCCCGACGTACTCATCATGGACGAACCGTCGACGGGGCTCGATCCGACCGGCATCCGCGAGATGCAAGCGCTCGTCCGCTCCGAAGCCGATCGGGGTACGACGATCTTCTTCTCGAGTCACATCCTGGAGCACGTCGAAGCCGTCTGTGACCGCATTGGCGTCCTCAACGAGGGCGAACTCGTCGCGCTCGATACGCTCGAGGGGTTACGCGAGTCTCTCGGCAACGGGGCGACGATGACCGTCACGTTCGCTGAACCGGTTGCGGACGCCGCCGACCTCGTCAGCGCCATCGACGGCGTCGAGAACGTCGCGGTCGCCGGACGCCGCCTCGAAGCGTCGGTGATCGACCCGACCGCCAAAGCGACCGTCGTGACGGCGCTCGACGGGGCTGGAGCGACGATGACGGACGTTCGAATCGAGGAGACGTCGCTCGAGACGATGTTCTCGAGGCTGGTGGGTGGCGAGGTCGGCCACCCGGGGTCACAGTCCCAGCCGGGTGCACCACCCGAGGCGACGAGACAGCCATCGGCGAACGCGCCACCCGTGGGGGCGGACGAATGAGCGGCCACATCGGGACGGTCGCCCGCAAGGACTTCGCCGACGCGGGGCGGTCGAAACTCCTCTGGGCGATCGTCGGTCTGCTCGTCGCACTCACCAGCATCGGCTACGTGGCCGTCTGGGCGACCGTCGACGACGTGAGCGGCGGCGACGTCCTCGGGTTCGTCGCCCTCCCGCTGAGCGTGCTGTTGCCGGTCGCCGGACTCATCGTCGGCTACATGGCCGTCGTCGGCGAGCGGCGATCGGGCAGCCTCAAACTCCTCCTCGGGTTGCCGCCGAATCGGACGGACGTCGTCCTCGGGAAACTTATCGGGCGAATGGCCGTCATCACGACGGCGGTCGTCCTCGCGTTGCTGGTCGCCCTCGTCCTGAGCATCGTTCTCTTCGGTTCGATTCCGCTGCTCGAATGGGCCGGCTTCGGTGCGGTGAGTGTCCTGTTCGGCCTGACCTTCGTCGGTCTCGCGGTGGGCGTCTCCGCTGGCGTCGCCACCCGTGGCCGGTCGATGGCGATCGTCGTCGGCATCTACATGGTGTTTCTCGGCCTCTGGGAGCTACTGACGGCCGGGGTGTACTACGTTCTCTACGACGAGACGCCCGCCGTCGCCGCAGAGACGTGGTACCTCTTCGTCCAGCAGTTCAACCCGCTTTTGACGTACGCCCACCTCTCGAGTACAATTCTCGACCAAGAGGTGTTCCCGTTCCTCTTCCGGTACGGTCTCGAGCCGTTCGAGGCACAGGGACTGACTCCGGCTGAGCGCTACACCGGCGAGGCGCCGTTTTACCTCCAGGAGTGGTTCGGTGCCGTCGCGATGGTGTTCTGGATGGTCGTGCCGATCGCCATCGGCTACTACCGGTTCCAGCGGGCCGATCTCTGAGCCGGCTTGGGGAGCTCTCTACGTTGCTGGTAACCTACTTGTAGGGGCGACAGATCAGCCGACCCACTCTCACATCCGCAAGAACTGGGCGTGTCTCGTCCCCTCGAGTTCGAGGACGTTCCCCTCCTCGACGAAGCCGGCCTCGATGGCGACGGCGACCGTCTCGTCGCCTACGAGGTTCGCGACGCTCGCTCTCGCGAGGCTGTCGACCACCGTCTCGTCGTCGACGGCATCGGCTCCGTCGCCGTAGAACTCCTCGGAGACGGTCAGGGACGCCTCGCCCGTCTCGGCGTCGAAGGTCTCGCCCAGCACGTCCCGATCACAGACCGAGACGAGCAGCCCCTTTGGCGTCTGGCGTTCGACGAGTAACAGGGGGCCGTCCTCGTCCCCGGATTGTTGGCTGTCGCCTGCGGTGTCGCTCGTCCGTTCGTCCTCGCTCGAGGGGGTTGTCTGGCTGCCATTGCTCGAGGAGGTTGTCTGGCCCCCGTCGTTCAGGGTGTCGGCCGTCCGGTCATCGTCACTCGACGTGTTGGAAACCCGGTCGTCGTTCGCTTCCGTACCCCGACCGGCCATCGGCACCTCGTCAGCGAGTGGATGCTCCCCGGTCACGGCTACTCACGCATCTCTTCGCGCTCCTCGACGAGTCGCTGTTCGGCCCGCTCGCGGAGTTCGTTCGCTTCCTCGGCGAGTACGTTCGCCTCGTCGTATTCGCCCAGTTCCTCGAGAATCCGAGCCTTTTCCTCGAGCACCTGGGCGTTCCGCAGGCCGAGTCTGATCGCGTTGTCGATACAGTGCAGCGCCTCTTCGTTGAGGCCACGGTCGGCGAGGAAGAACGCCCGGTTGTACCACCCCTCCGCAAAGCGATCGTCGACTTCGACGGCGCGTTCGGCGTGCTCCAGTGCCTGGGACGTGTCACCGAACTCCCAGAGGGCGTAGGCGAGGTTGGTGTGAGCGGTCGCGGTCTGTTCGGGGGAGGCGCGATCGTACTCGCCAGCGTCTTCCTCGGCCTCGCGGGCGATTCGGAGCGCCTCCTGGTGGGAACCGATCGCCTCGTCGTACTCCTCGAGTTCGGCGTGGGCGACGCCCTTGTTGACCCAGGCCTCCTGCTCGAGGGCGGGGTCGTCGGTGAAACGGGCGACGCGTTCGAACGCCTCGGTCGCCTGTTCGTAGCGGTTGATCTGCATGTAGCTCAGGCCGACGTCTAGCAGTTCCTGGGCGTCGACGGCGTCCGTGCCGAGCTGGCGCTCGTCGAGCAGGTCGGTCAGCGCGCGGGAGTCGATCGGGTCGACCAGCGAGGGATCGACACCGAGTTCTGGCGGGTCGAGGTCGAACTCCTCGTAGGATTCGTCGAAGCCAGCACCCGAAGAGAATCGGTGCTCGCGAGACGACTCCTCGTTTCGGTCGGTCATTACCGCGAGTTGGGGAGCCGACGGGTTAAGACCTGCGTTCGACAGCCTGCAGACGGCGCGGTCGCCCGACCATTCAAGCCTGCGAAGCGCCGAGAGAACGGTATGCGTCTGTTCGTCAGCGTCGACCTTCCGGACGCCCTCGCCGACTCGATTCGTTCCCTGCAGGACGACCTCTCGGCGGCGTCCGGCCTTCGGCTCACGGATCCAACGCAGGTACACGTGACGCTCGTGTTCCTGGGGGACGTCGACCCGGAGCGTCTGCCAGCCCTGAAACGCGAAATTCGGGCTGGCGTCGACGACGCAGACCTCGAGCCCTTCACGGTTCGCTTCGGTGGCCTGGGCGTGTTCCCCAGCCTCGAGTACATCAGCGTGGTCTGGCTGGGCGTCGAGGCGGGCGGCGACGTGCTCACCGACCTGCAGACATCGATCGAGAACCGAACGACGGCGATGGGATTCGAATCGAACGACCACGAGTTCACCCCGCACGTCACCCTCGCACGGATTGATCACGCGGGCGGCAAAGCCCACGTACAGTCGCTCGTCCGCGAGCGATCGCCGACGGTCGGGACGATGGAGGTGACGTCCGTGACCCTCACCGAGAGCACGCTCACCCGTTCCGGATCGGTGTACGAAACGGTCGAGGAATTCTCGCTCGAGTGACCGTCATCGTTCGGTGTCTGTTCGACTCTCGAGACACTCTCGAGAAACAATCTGTTTGGTGATACGTAATGTGTTATATGAATTGAAACTGACTTCCCTACTTGTTGTTACAGGCTGTGTAATTGGTGTTATCGTGGAAATACAGTCCGAACAGTAATATCGGATTCTGTTGTAACATTTTCGGTATGACGGGGACAGAACCGAGGATGCAGGCCGATGGTGAACGCCCGGCCAGTGTGGGTGAAATGATAGCGGTTCCTGGAAGTCCTGAGACCCTCGAGCGTGACCGTCTCCGCTCGAGGGTCTCGACAGTTCCAGGAATCGCTGTGACGGCAGGTGTGGATGGGGGCGACGAGCACCCCTTCCGTCTCCCCTGGAGGTCATGACCGCGCCGGACGACCAGGACACCACCCAGGTGCCGTCCACGGGCGACGTCGTTACCCGCAGAGAGGTGCTGGCAGCCCTCGGCGGGGCAACCGTCCTCTCGTCGACGACCGACACCGTGACTGCTGTCGGTGGGGGAACGGTTCACGTCCGCATGTACCCGGGGACGATTCCGACCACCGGCTGGGCTCGATACGGTTGGCAGGGCGTCACCACGGGCTGGGCGCCGCCGTTCGAGGACGCCCTCGAGGCTGTCCGCGAGGCGTTCGAACAGGTACAGCGGTACGCGTGGGCGGACGGACGGCTCGAGGACGTCGACGTCGTGATCGAACGTGGCGGTCGGGTCGACCTCTCGCTGGCGTCGATCTCCTCGCCGCGTGAGGCGGTCGCGCCGAGCCAGCAGGAACTCCTCGACGCCTTCCGTTCGACGCTCCTGGATCGGGGGGCGATCACCGGTACCTGCTCGCACCTCCTGTGCTGGTGGGGGCCGCTCCACTACAACGTCGGCTACGGCGGGACGCGACGGCCGAACGGACACGTCGCTGCCGTCGACGGCGAGGGGGCCCAGGTCGTCGCGAACCTCGGTGCCACGGAACTGTGGGACTCCCGTGCAGTCACCCGCAACATCGCGATCCACGAGGTGCTCCACACCTTTCTCTCGTCGTCGGTCGTCGAGAGCGTGATCGACAGCCGCTGCGATCACGACCTGGGCACCGCCGTCCGCACCGACGATCGGACGCTCGAGGTCTCGCCGATGGCGACCGCCTACGCGGGCCCGGAGGAGTTCGGTGGCGGCACCCGGTTTCACGGCACCGCCTGTTACGACCACGACGCGTTCGCCCAACACGACGGCTACGACGGCGTCGAGAGCTGGGTGTACACCCCGACGCTCAGCGACGCGACCCTCGAGGCGGTGACCCGATACGTCGAACATCGGTTGCTCGATGATGGGTGAGACACGTTTCCCGTGGACGTGGGCTGTGTCTCGAGCGCCTGACAGCGCGCCTCGAGACGCGCTCGTGTGGCCGACCAGCGGTGATCGCATGAACGTCCCCTTCGGTTCGATGGCCGACGTCACAACACATTTGATCGATCGATTCGAAGGGGGTGACGAATGGATCTCGATTTGACCCGGCGACAGTTGCTGGCCGGCATCGTCGGCGGCGGTGCCGTCGTCGGGGGCGGTCGAGCGACGTACAACGTCTTCCTCGGCTACGATCGCTTCACCGGCACCAACCTCAAACGACAGGATCTCGATCCACTGGTCGCCCAGCGGCTTCGCCCGTCGGATGCCGATATCGCCACCGTCGACGGCCACCGCCTGGCCTACAGTTCGGGTGTCGTCTCGACCACTCCCGAGACCGAGAACGACGACGGCGCCACAGTCTCGATCGTGGACGATCCGGCCGACGCCGCCGCCCTCGACGACGAACTCGGCCTCGAGGACGCCCCGCTCGAGCAGCTCGTCGCCGACCTCGGCGCGATCGATGCGCTCGAGCTGGGCACGGGTGAACCCGGCGAACTCGACGAATCCAACGAACCCGGCGAAACCAGGGAGGTACGTTTCACGTACCACAGCTATCCCGACTTCTTCGCGTTCGTCGACGCCCACGAGACCCGCCCGTACACGGTGAACGCCCTCCGGGGATACAAGACGGCCGACCCGGCGCTGATCGAGGCGTTCGCCGACGCCGACCCCGCCGATCCGAAGGCGGTCGCCGAGGGACTCGTCGACGGCTTCCGCGAGCACACCAGCTACGACATCCCGCGGTACGTTGCCGGCTCGATCGAGGACAACGTGCTCTTTCGAACGCGCGATCTCCGCCAGTACTTCGAGACGCCGACCGACTTCGACGCGATCCTGGCGGACGAGGACACCGGCCTGTTCTGTTACGAACTCACGCGCCGCTCGGTGGAGGCGCTCCAGGCCGTATCGGCCCTCGAGCAGACGACCCCCGTCTTCGGCGGCTTCGTGAAGAACACCCGCCACAAACACGTCTACACGATTCTGGCCAGCGTCGTTCGGGACGAATATGGGGGTCTCGTCGTCCCCGTAACGTTCCTCGATTACACGCACACGACGCTGTACGACGATTTACGAATCCGGCGGCTGACGGGCGAGGGACTCGATGCCTACGACAGTCGCCATCGGGCGACATCTGTCGCCTGGTATCACTGATACGGTCAATTGTAGTCGCTTACCGGTGGTTTTCGACCCGTAAGGGAATCACCGATAATCCGGTACAACAGTCCGTACGAACGAGTTCGCCTGCTACCACTGAACACGGCCCGTTCGCCGTTCCTGGGGCACACAGATGGACAAGATTTTAAGCCAGCGTGGGCTACGTGCGTCCACTATGGGTAAAAAATCGAAGGGCAAGAAGAAGCGTCTTGCCAAACTCGAGAACCAGAACAGTCGCGTTCCCGCGTGGGTCATGCTCAAGACCGACATGAACGTCCAGCGAAACCCCAAGCGACGCAACTGGCGTCGGAACGACACTGACGAGTAAGCATGAGTGCAAGTGATTTCGAGGAACGCGTCGTTACCGTTCCGCTGCGCGACGCGAAGAAACGCCCCAACCACGAGGCCGCCGACTACGCGATGACGCTCGTCCGCGAACACCTCGCGAAACACTTCGCCGTCGACGAGGAAGCCATCCGACTCGATCCCTCGATCAACGAGACGATCTGGTCGCAGGGCCGTTCGAACCCGCCGCGAAAGCTCCGCGTTCGTGCCGCCCGGTTCGACGACGCCGGCGAGGCGGTCGTCGAGGCCGAGGTCGCCGAGTAACTTGCTTCGCGCCGCCTTCGGCGGGTCGTCGTACATCGGCGTCTTCGCCCGTACGACCGACACGCACCTGTTCGTTCGCCCCGACGCCGAGGACGACCTCGTCACCGACCTCGCCGACGAACTCGACGTCGAGCCCGTCCAGACGACCGTTGGCGGCTCCTCGACCGTCGGCGCGTTAGCTACGGGTAACGAAAACGGCGTCCTCGTCAGTTCGCGCGTGCTCGAGTACGAGCGCGAACGACTCGAGGAGGCCCT of the Natronosalvus vescus genome contains:
- a CDS encoding ABC transporter ATP-binding protein; the protein is MSAIECHDLTKRFGDVTAVSGLDLSIEEGEVFGFLGPNGAGKSTTINMLLDFTRPTRGSATVLGYDAQSEADAISRRVGVLPEGFGVYERLTGRKHLEFAIETKGGDDDLEVLLARIGLDPDAADRPAGGYSKGMRQRLATGMALAGDPDVLIMDEPSTGLDPTGIREMQALVRSEADRGTTIFFSSHILEHVEAVCDRIGVLNEGELVALDTLEGLRESLGNGATMTVTFAEPVADAADLVSAIDGVENVAVAGRRLEASVIDPTAKATVVTALDGAGATMTDVRIEETSLETMFSRLVGGEVGHPGSQSQPGAPPEATRQPSANAPPVGADE
- a CDS encoding ABC transporter permease subunit is translated as MSGHIGTVARKDFADAGRSKLLWAIVGLLVALTSIGYVAVWATVDDVSGGDVLGFVALPLSVLLPVAGLIVGYMAVVGERRSGSLKLLLGLPPNRTDVVLGKLIGRMAVITTAVVLALLVALVLSIVLFGSIPLLEWAGFGAVSVLFGLTFVGLAVGVSAGVATRGRSMAIVVGIYMVFLGLWELLTAGVYYVLYDETPAVAAETWYLFVQQFNPLLTYAHLSSTILDQEVFPFLFRYGLEPFEAQGLTPAERYTGEAPFYLQEWFGAVAMVFWMVVPIAIGYYRFQRADL
- a CDS encoding DUF424 domain-containing protein, with amino-acid sequence MLLVERQTPKGLLVSVCDRDVLGETFDAETGEASLTVSEEFYGDGADAVDDETVVDSLARASVANLVGDETVAVAIEAGFVEEGNVLELEGTRHAQFLRM
- a CDS encoding tetratricopeptide repeat protein — encoded protein: MTDRNEESSREHRFSSGAGFDESYEEFDLDPPELGVDPSLVDPIDSRALTDLLDERQLGTDAVDAQELLDVGLSYMQINRYEQATEAFERVARFTDDPALEQEAWVNKGVAHAELEEYDEAIGSHQEALRIAREAEEDAGEYDRASPEQTATAHTNLAYALWEFGDTSQALEHAERAVEVDDRFAEGWYNRAFFLADRGLNEEALHCIDNAIRLGLRNAQVLEEKARILEELGEYDEANVLAEEANELRERAEQRLVEEREEMRE
- the thpR gene encoding RNA 2',3'-cyclic phosphodiesterase, translating into MRLFVSVDLPDALADSIRSLQDDLSAASGLRLTDPTQVHVTLVFLGDVDPERLPALKREIRAGVDDADLEPFTVRFGGLGVFPSLEYISVVWLGVEAGGDVLTDLQTSIENRTTAMGFESNDHEFTPHVTLARIDHAGGKAHVQSLVRERSPTVGTMEVTSVTLTESTLTRSGSVYETVEEFSLE
- a CDS encoding 50S ribosomal protein L39e; this translates as MGKKSKGKKKRLAKLENQNSRVPAWVMLKTDMNVQRNPKRRNWRRNDTDE
- a CDS encoding 50S ribosomal protein L31e: MSASDFEERVVTVPLRDAKKRPNHEAADYAMTLVREHLAKHFAVDEEAIRLDPSINETIWSQGRSNPPRKLRVRAARFDDAGEAVVEAEVAE